The Bacteroidota bacterium genome has a segment encoding these proteins:
- a CDS encoding GAF domain-containing protein codes for MPAEEKQQAYDEVMQRIDALLAGQSDWISAMATVSCELNDAFGYYHWTGFYRAVSDNLLLVGPYQGGHGCLEISFDRGVCGAAARTRETQLVPDVNAFPGHIACSSSTISEIVVPVVTPKDRLLAVLDVDSDFADAFDLIDQANLETLCNKLGAQYQDTMVV; via the coding sequence ATGCCTGCTGAAGAAAAACAGCAGGCATATGATGAGGTAATGCAGCGCATAGACGCGCTGCTTGCCGGCCAGAGTGACTGGATTTCTGCCATGGCTACCGTGTCTTGTGAATTGAACGATGCCTTTGGTTACTACCACTGGACAGGGTTCTACCGAGCCGTGTCAGATAATCTGCTGTTGGTTGGGCCTTATCAAGGTGGACACGGCTGCCTTGAAATCTCTTTTGATCGCGGAGTCTGTGGTGCTGCTGCGCGGACCCGAGAAACCCAACTGGTGCCAGACGTGAACGCTTTCCCCGGCCACATTGCCTGTTCGTCATCCACCATTTCCGAAATTGTGGTCCCCGTAGTAACACCAAAGGACCGCCTGCTGGCAGTCCTTGATGTTGATTCTGATTTTGCAGATGCGTTTGACCTTATCGATCAGGCTAACCTGGAAACGCTGTGCAACAAGTTGGGCGCACAATACCAGGATACGATGGTCGTTTAG
- a CDS encoding phosphoglucomutase/phosphomannomutase family protein → MSTPVNKSAIKFGTDGWRAVIGKTYTYDNLEIVSRATAQWLKKNYSASPKIVIGHDTRFQGRAFTEHVAAVMASMGVQVIFAETFTTTPSISWGAKAYNCDAGIVITASHNPPSYNGFKIKANFGGPASPEMIAEVEAEYDNLEDYTFQSFAAHVDAGNIEMKDVATDYLNLLRDKLDIEAIKASGVKLAHDAMYGAGQGAIQALIGKENVVALGHDLNPGFKGQAPEPIEKNLQGLADAVVREGCAAGLANDGDADRIGMYDENGTFVNSHQLLALLVKYLHQEQGLGGDIVKTFSTTSMLDKMGEAYGLKVHTTPIGFKYIGPIIVDGDVIVGGEESGGMAVKGHIPERDGIYIGLLVVEMMVKRGKKLSELVKELYDEFGAHETYRIDVHTTPAKKEEVLERLAAGGLKEIYGREVVRVDNLDGFKHMTTKGWLLVRPSGTEPVLRVYSEGESLEAARGLVEDAAAQLGVLEPAHA, encoded by the coding sequence ATGTCTACACCCGTTAATAAATCAGCAATAAAATTCGGCACAGACGGATGGCGCGCTGTCATCGGCAAGACCTATACGTATGACAATCTGGAAATTGTCTCGCGTGCTACGGCGCAATGGCTCAAGAAAAACTACAGTGCATCACCCAAAATTGTGATTGGGCACGACACACGTTTTCAGGGGCGGGCTTTTACGGAGCACGTTGCGGCAGTAATGGCTTCCATGGGCGTCCAAGTGATCTTTGCAGAAACGTTCACCACAACCCCTTCGATCAGTTGGGGGGCAAAGGCCTATAATTGTGATGCGGGCATTGTGATCACGGCGAGCCACAACCCGCCGTCGTACAATGGCTTCAAAATCAAAGCCAATTTTGGCGGACCAGCATCTCCTGAAATGATCGCTGAGGTAGAAGCTGAATATGATAACCTGGAAGATTACACATTCCAGTCGTTTGCTGCACACGTAGACGCGGGTAACATCGAAATGAAAGATGTTGCAACTGATTACTTGAACCTCCTGCGCGACAAACTGGATATCGAAGCTATTAAAGCATCTGGTGTTAAACTCGCACACGATGCGATGTATGGCGCCGGACAAGGTGCCATTCAGGCGCTGATTGGCAAAGAAAATGTTGTTGCTCTCGGCCACGACCTGAACCCAGGCTTCAAGGGCCAGGCACCAGAGCCTATCGAAAAGAACCTGCAGGGACTCGCAGACGCCGTAGTACGCGAAGGTTGTGCTGCCGGCCTCGCCAACGACGGGGATGCAGACCGCATCGGGATGTACGACGAAAACGGTACCTTTGTAAACTCACATCAGCTACTCGCCCTGCTGGTCAAATATCTACATCAGGAGCAAGGCCTCGGTGGTGATATTGTTAAGACCTTCTCTACCACGTCTATGCTCGACAAAATGGGCGAAGCATACGGACTCAAAGTGCACACCACTCCGATCGGCTTCAAATACATTGGCCCCATCATTGTTGATGGCGATGTGATTGTTGGCGGTGAAGAGTCAGGTGGCATGGCTGTCAAAGGCCACATCCCTGAGCGCGACGGTATTTATATCGGGTTGCTGGTTGTAGAGATGATGGTAAAGCGCGGCAAGAAACTGTCTGAGCTCGTAAAAGAATTGTACGACGAGTTTGGTGCGCACGAAACGTACCGCATCGATGTACACACCACGCCGGCAAAGAAAGAAGAAGTCCTTGAGCGGCTTGCCGCTGGTGGTCTGAAAGAAATTTACGGCCGTGAAGTGGTACGCGTGGACAACCTCGACGGCTTCAAGCACATGACCACCAAAGGCTGGTTGCTTGTTCGTCCGTCTGGCACAGAGCCGGTACTGCGCGTGTACTCAGAAGGTGAATCCCTGGAAGCGGCACGCGGCCTCGTTGAAGACGCCGCTGCGCAGCTGGGTGTACTCGAACCAGCGCATGCCTAA
- a CDS encoding dockerin type I repeat-containing protein has protein sequence MTALASALMLLSSSVVVNFGTSQPVTSALPVVLPIEIMGADGATEAVSVSLEGATTVAGLWIQAHNLSYDGKGSVRINNGSWIALTNDAVEVAAPEVHIGGIGGGYSTIRLTLPLDASLMIEGENTLEFKFNATDGKSSGWRVLQFNFVDAGGKFLLPDTQFVEEDPAGWTPILVSQEDLDKGADLWYNAPLLEADGQAITARCADCHATDGRDLKYFNYSNKSIVARSEFHGLSTLEAQQIASYIRSLDVPAPGRPWNPPYQPGPELDAKPVEEWAAGAGLEWVLDDDAETLAYLFPNGISDAVASTKATLNMRELPLAIQFPDWNRWLPPVHPKDFWGEAFLASDVWDSYENGIPDALAQGVEFALEKRSIVNAIQGLDSDVSTFRENELLPVGKTTADQAQGNLGLQLWQLVKVWDVMQTHNLEGRAPDLYPDGEARSWFSISRNVFNVAPHISGAGGSTVHTHGSTMLDKYFSHAWYMYQVVINAGNRNPQGHRPVDWKYQFGHLGDYSKQTGLPSGARLIATYIKMIQMLDNDNDIGPSGWYIRHAHPYWFARSVVSETGESAPLFASVPEADRAQIAEVMLRSFMEKTLEYEVDAWPRGEEHEQLEPVTYVPQAYDGKGAIFDDRFNYADNFYRMIPAFETLGVAPALLDTVATWGAEAWPLGDWENLIDYTPPHDDAATVLFGDTTGDGTISALDAALIFKHLSGEVTLTDAAFIAGDVDADGAISAIDALLVLQRVLGQVTCFPVELGCAT, from the coding sequence ATGACGGCCCTCGCATCTGCATTGATGCTACTTTCGAGTAGCGTTGTAGTCAATTTTGGTACAAGTCAACCCGTAACGTCCGCTTTACCTGTTGTGTTACCCATAGAAATAATGGGGGCTGATGGCGCTACGGAGGCTGTTAGCGTTTCTTTGGAAGGCGCAACAACCGTTGCCGGTCTGTGGATACAGGCCCATAACCTTTCTTATGATGGGAAAGGCAGCGTGCGCATTAACAACGGGTCATGGATCGCCCTGACCAATGATGCGGTTGAGGTTGCCGCGCCTGAGGTGCATATCGGAGGAATTGGTGGTGGTTACAGTACGATCCGCCTTACCCTCCCTCTGGATGCCTCCCTAATGATAGAAGGGGAAAATACCCTCGAATTCAAATTTAACGCAACAGACGGCAAATCTTCTGGCTGGCGTGTACTGCAATTTAATTTTGTAGATGCCGGCGGCAAATTTTTACTGCCCGATACCCAATTCGTGGAAGAAGATCCCGCCGGCTGGACGCCCATCCTTGTGTCCCAGGAAGATCTCGACAAAGGTGCGGACCTGTGGTACAATGCACCACTCCTGGAAGCAGATGGGCAGGCAATTACGGCGCGTTGCGCAGATTGCCATGCTACAGACGGGCGCGACCTCAAGTACTTTAACTATTCAAATAAATCGATTGTAGCCCGTAGCGAATTTCACGGCCTTTCTACGCTCGAAGCGCAACAGATTGCCAGCTATATTCGCTCCCTGGATGTACCGGCGCCCGGCCGGCCCTGGAATCCGCCCTACCAGCCAGGCCCGGAACTTGATGCCAAACCTGTTGAGGAGTGGGCCGCCGGCGCAGGTCTTGAGTGGGTACTGGACGATGATGCTGAAACCCTGGCGTACCTCTTTCCGAATGGTATTTCTGATGCCGTCGCATCAACCAAAGCCACCCTCAATATGCGGGAACTGCCGCTGGCCATCCAGTTTCCCGACTGGAACCGCTGGCTGCCGCCTGTGCATCCGAAAGACTTCTGGGGAGAGGCGTTTTTGGCAAGCGATGTATGGGATAGCTATGAAAATGGAATTCCAGACGCCCTGGCGCAGGGCGTTGAGTTTGCGCTTGAAAAACGCTCGATTGTAAACGCGATCCAGGGCCTCGACAGTGATGTGTCTACCTTTCGTGAGAACGAGCTGCTGCCGGTTGGCAAAACAACTGCAGACCAGGCGCAGGGCAACCTCGGCCTACAGCTGTGGCAGCTTGTCAAAGTCTGGGATGTAATGCAAACCCATAACCTGGAAGGCCGCGCCCCTGATTTGTACCCTGACGGCGAAGCCCGTTCCTGGTTTTCGATTTCGCGTAATGTGTTTAATGTTGCCCCCCACATCAGCGGTGCCGGCGGGTCAACGGTACACACCCATGGGTCAACGATGCTTGACAAATACTTTTCTCACGCGTGGTACATGTATCAGGTGGTGATCAATGCCGGCAATCGCAACCCACAGGGACACCGACCTGTCGATTGGAAATATCAGTTTGGACATCTCGGCGATTATTCCAAACAAACCGGTCTACCCAGCGGGGCCCGCCTGATTGCTACCTACATCAAAATGATCCAGATGCTCGACAATGACAATGATATTGGGCCTTCTGGCTGGTATATCCGACACGCGCACCCGTACTGGTTTGCGCGCAGCGTGGTCTCTGAAACGGGTGAATCTGCTCCGCTTTTTGCCAGTGTACCCGAAGCTGATCGCGCGCAGATTGCTGAAGTGATGCTACGCAGTTTTATGGAAAAGACGCTTGAGTACGAGGTAGACGCCTGGCCAAGAGGCGAAGAACACGAGCAACTTGAGCCCGTGACGTATGTACCGCAGGCTTACGATGGCAAAGGGGCAATCTTTGACGACCGGTTCAACTATGCCGACAACTTCTACCGCATGATTCCGGCGTTTGAAACACTTGGTGTAGCGCCGGCCTTGCTCGATACGGTAGCTACCTGGGGCGCGGAGGCATGGCCGTTGGGAGATTGGGAAAACCTGATCGATTATACGCCACCCCATGATGATGCAGCAACGGTCTTGTTTGGTGATACCACCGGCGATGGCACAATCTCGGCACTTGATGCTGCCCTCATCTTCAAACACCTCTCTGGAGAAGTGACCCTCACTGACGCTGCATTCATAGCCGGCGACGTTGACGCTGATGGCGCTATTTCTGCCATAGACGCCCTGCTGGTGTTACAGCGTGTCCTGGGGCAGGTTACATGTTTTCCGGTGGAACTCGGTTGCGCGACGTGA
- a CDS encoding alpha-amylase family glycosyl hydrolase, with amino-acid sequence MVLLVSFAATVQAQDVHIDHIEPPNWWAGMQHDQVQLMVYGNNLQGITASFDDDALPVKVVHSLANPTYSFIDVDFSQATAGTYTLRLTGKDSEATIDFPVYERAPLAGRNQGFGVDDVVYLITPDRFTNGDPSNDRAAGMIDDFDPSQHGTRHGGDLQGIQARLPYLADLGITAVWLNPILENNANNSYHGYQATNYYKIDPRHGGNEAYKDFVAAAHRHGIKVIFDHVNNHIGVHHVWVDNLPTATWLNGSKEDHLSSKHYKMAFSDPYADPHADDLLRTFWFVDAMPDVNQRDPYVAKYLIQNSIWWMEYTGLDGYREDTYPYPDQDFLADWAAAILQEYPRSNIVGEIWETEPAYLSLFQKETHFERDFETNLPTIMDFALTDAWRKYLEGSVRLDAVYKVLAQDFVYTDRNNLFTFFDNHDMARGYFIADGNVKKMKQVFTMLLTTRGIPQMLYGSEHNMRGGQSHIELRANMPGGFPGDTRDVFTEAGRTEMENDMFSFVRTLLHLRKKHDVLRHGRLVHYPVAWNESVYKYLRMDDDEKILVLINGEDDNKQVDLSELLHWFGAEASFKNLVTDEVMQMNANAQLTLSPLGAYVLQVVD; translated from the coding sequence ATGGTCCTGTTGGTCAGCTTCGCTGCCACAGTTCAGGCGCAGGACGTACACATCGACCACATAGAGCCCCCCAACTGGTGGGCAGGCATGCAACATGACCAGGTACAGTTAATGGTGTATGGCAACAACCTGCAGGGTATCACAGCGTCATTTGACGACGATGCGCTGCCGGTTAAGGTGGTCCACAGCCTGGCAAATCCAACCTACAGTTTTATCGACGTCGACTTCTCGCAGGCCACTGCCGGCACGTATACCTTGCGTCTTACGGGAAAAGACAGTGAAGCAACAATCGATTTCCCTGTTTATGAAAGGGCTCCCCTTGCTGGCAGAAATCAGGGGTTTGGGGTGGATGATGTGGTGTATTTAATTACCCCGGACCGTTTTACGAATGGTGATCCATCGAATGACAGAGCAGCCGGCATGATCGATGATTTTGACCCGTCTCAACACGGCACACGCCACGGTGGCGATTTGCAAGGCATCCAGGCACGACTCCCCTACCTTGCAGACCTGGGCATTACAGCCGTTTGGCTCAACCCGATCCTGGAAAACAACGCAAACAACAGCTACCACGGCTACCAGGCCACCAACTACTATAAAATTGACCCGCGGCACGGGGGCAATGAGGCCTACAAAGACTTTGTGGCAGCAGCTCACAGGCATGGTATAAAAGTCATTTTCGACCATGTCAATAATCACATCGGTGTTCACCACGTTTGGGTGGATAACCTGCCGACCGCTACCTGGCTAAACGGCTCAAAAGAAGACCACCTGTCTAGCAAGCACTACAAGATGGCTTTCAGCGATCCCTATGCAGACCCGCACGCTGATGACTTGCTCCGTACTTTTTGGTTTGTTGATGCCATGCCCGACGTAAACCAGCGCGATCCATACGTTGCAAAATATCTGATCCAGAACAGCATCTGGTGGATGGAATACACAGGACTTGATGGGTATCGGGAAGATACATATCCCTATCCGGATCAGGATTTCCTCGCTGATTGGGCGGCGGCAATCTTACAAGAGTATCCCAGATCGAATATCGTTGGCGAAATTTGGGAGACAGAGCCGGCGTACCTCTCGCTCTTCCAGAAAGAAACGCATTTCGAACGCGACTTTGAAACCAATTTACCCACCATCATGGACTTTGCGCTTACCGACGCTTGGCGCAAATACCTCGAAGGCTCGGTCCGACTTGATGCAGTCTACAAAGTACTCGCCCAGGACTTCGTCTACACCGACCGCAACAACCTGTTTACATTTTTTGACAATCATGATATGGCCCGCGGCTATTTCATTGCTGATGGGAATGTCAAAAAAATGAAACAGGTATTTACCATGTTACTGACCACACGGGGTATTCCACAGATGCTCTACGGATCAGAACACAATATGCGCGGCGGCCAGAGTCATATCGAGTTGCGCGCCAATATGCCAGGCGGTTTTCCGGGTGATACACGAGATGTGTTCACGGAGGCTGGTCGCACCGAGATGGAAAACGATATGTTCTCTTTTGTCAGAACGTTGCTCCACCTCCGTAAAAAACATGACGTACTGCGCCATGGCCGGCTGGTACACTACCCAGTTGCCTGGAATGAAAGTGTCTACAAATATTTGCGCATGGATGATGACGAAAAAATCCTTGTGCTTATAAATGGAGAGGACGACAACAAACAGGTAGACCTGTCTGAGTTGCTACACTGGTTTGGTGCAGAAGCATCTTTCAAAAACCTTGTCACAGATGAAGTCATGCAGATGAATGCCAATGCGCAATTAACCCTCTCTCCACTTGGTGCATACGTGTTGCAGGTGGTTGATTGA
- the recN gene encoding DNA repair protein RecN: MLRSLYIRDYALIEELEVEFDSGLNIITGETGAGKSILLGALKLILGERASTEAIRTGAKKAIVEGIFDNTNSARINKLLEANALEPSNQIILRREISGSNSRAFVNDSPATLSVIREVASNLIDLHGQHEHQMLLRTETHIETLDNFGGLEGLVARYKKQYDVVAGLIKERNALQAKKAELQQQKDLYGFQIEEIDKVDPQENEEEALESERKVLEHAEKLHEVSARLYSILYEDEDAVSDQLVLVRNDLQDLAHVDSSLEASAKEAESAHIIVSELAKFLQDYNARVEFNPERLESIRERLGELEHMKRRYGGSLSAVIGYRADIGRKFELANDFEGSLAELKESIAAAQQKLSDIAGRLSGKRLDIAGKVEKSIVKELAQLGIPDSRFSVQFTHQYDDEGWITSSEKKEGRIVAHPNGMDLVEFYISTNPGEDLRPLARVASGGEISRIMLALKTILAKSERLPILVFDEIDAGISGPVARKVGESMRALAQYHQIVAITHLPQIAALGHVHFRVKKQVAEGRTRSQIDRLSAEEQMAQVASLISGAEVTEAALESAKELMGVG, translated from the coding sequence ATGTTACGGTCGCTCTACATACGAGATTATGCGCTGATCGAGGAGCTGGAAGTCGAATTTGACAGCGGACTCAACATCATTACTGGTGAGACCGGTGCAGGTAAATCTATTCTCCTTGGCGCCCTCAAACTGATTCTGGGCGAACGCGCCTCTACAGAAGCCATTCGTACCGGGGCAAAAAAAGCAATTGTCGAAGGCATATTTGACAACACCAATTCTGCACGCATAAACAAGTTGCTGGAAGCCAACGCATTGGAACCAAGCAACCAGATTATTCTGCGTCGGGAAATCTCAGGGTCCAATAGCCGCGCTTTTGTCAACGACTCCCCCGCCACGCTATCTGTAATCAGAGAAGTCGCTTCCAACCTGATCGACTTACACGGACAGCACGAACATCAAATGCTGCTCCGTACGGAAACGCATATCGAAACCCTCGACAACTTTGGCGGACTCGAAGGACTGGTTGCGCGGTACAAAAAACAGTACGACGTAGTTGCCGGCCTGATCAAAGAGCGCAACGCCCTGCAGGCAAAAAAAGCTGAATTGCAGCAGCAAAAAGATCTGTACGGATTCCAAATCGAAGAAATCGACAAGGTAGATCCGCAGGAAAATGAAGAAGAAGCGCTCGAAAGTGAACGGAAAGTTCTGGAGCACGCAGAAAAACTGCACGAAGTAAGCGCACGACTTTACAGCATTCTTTACGAAGATGAAGATGCGGTCTCGGACCAATTGGTGCTGGTCCGTAACGACCTGCAAGACCTGGCGCATGTAGACAGCAGCCTGGAAGCCTCTGCAAAAGAAGCTGAATCTGCGCACATTATCGTTTCAGAGCTCGCCAAATTTCTGCAGGACTACAATGCGCGGGTAGAGTTTAATCCCGAACGTCTGGAATCCATCCGTGAAAGACTGGGCGAACTCGAGCACATGAAGCGGCGATATGGTGGCTCGCTGAGCGCCGTTATCGGTTACCGGGCTGACATCGGCCGAAAATTTGAGCTTGCCAATGATTTTGAGGGCTCGCTTGCTGAACTGAAAGAATCTATTGCCGCAGCACAGCAGAAACTGAGTGATATAGCGGGACGACTCTCTGGGAAGCGCCTTGATATTGCCGGCAAAGTAGAAAAATCTATCGTCAAAGAGCTGGCACAGTTAGGTATCCCTGACAGCCGCTTTTCGGTCCAGTTTACGCACCAGTACGACGATGAGGGCTGGATTACCTCCAGCGAAAAGAAAGAAGGGCGCATTGTGGCGCATCCAAACGGCATGGACCTGGTTGAGTTTTACATCTCCACCAACCCCGGAGAAGACCTGCGACCACTGGCACGCGTGGCTTCAGGTGGTGAAATCAGCCGCATTATGCTTGCGCTAAAAACCATCCTTGCAAAAAGTGAACGGTTGCCCATCCTTGTGTTCGACGAAATAGATGCCGGCATCTCCGGCCCCGTAGCACGCAAGGTGGGTGAAAGCATGCGTGCGCTCGCGCAGTACCACCAGATTGTGGCCATTACCCACCTGCCACAAATAGCAGCACTTGGGCATGTACACTTCCGCGTCAAAAAACAGGTCGCAGAAGGGCGCACACGGTCACAAATTGACCGCCTCAGCGCAGAAGAACAAATGGCACAGGTAGCCTCCCTCATTAGCGGCGCAGAAGTTACCGAAGCTGCCCTTGAAAGCGCGAAAGAATTGATGGGCGTAGGCTAA